The genomic segment GATATTATGACATACAGCTATGGTGTTACACCACATATCATTGTAAGTGTAAACAATGATGCTGCTGCGGCAATATTTGGTAACAGCATTATTGATGATATTCGTGTAAACGACGCATATAACGGATATGCTGGTAACGAACATGTTTCAGGAACAATGGATCGTGGAGATGCAGTTGGAACTGCAATGGCACAAAATGGAATGAATATTTTTGAAATTCCACTACAATTTTTAATGGGAAATATTAGCATTCATTTTGTCTAAATTCCCATTTTTTCTTTTTTTAATGCATCATTACATAAAATGATAATGAAACACCAATTAATGAAATAACCAACATTATTAAACCATGCTTTTTAAGTGTTGGGTGTTTGGACTGTACTAAAAAGAACGGTAAGAAACATCCAAAGAATGTGAATGTTGCAAAAATAGTATTTTTTGAAAACAAACCAATGATAAATCCACCCCATGAAAATAAAATAGTAGCAATATATGAAAAGATTAATGCTGTTTTATTTACCTGAAGGTCTTCAGTTCTGTAAACTCTTATTTGAGCAGATTTAAGTCCTTCAACTAATGGAGTGCCGCATTTAGCGCAAAAGTCATAATCGTCTTGATTTTCGAATTGGCAATTTTTACATAAGCGTGTCATTACTTAACATTAATATTTCATCATATATAATTATTTTTTAAGCACTACAGCTATTTCATCAAAGTGATTTTGCATATAATCAACATTAGTCATGTTATTGTAAAATTCAAATCCTAATTTTTCCAAAACGCGAGCAGACTGTGCATTTTCACATCTGTATGTTGCATAAATCTCTTTAATATCTAAATCATTGAAAGCTCTTTTAATCAGTTCTTTTGATGCTTCAAATGCATAACCTCTTCCCCAATATTCTTCACCAATCCAGTATCCAAGTTCTGCTGTGTTATCACCCCAGTAGTGATTGCAGTCAGGATGAAATAACAATCCAACACACCCAATAGGAATATCATCTAAAACAACAGAATAGGTTTCTTTTTTTGCAAAAACTGTATTTATAATATTTAAGCTATCTTCAACACTTTCATGAGGTGGCCAGCCTGCAATAGGACCAATTTTTGGATTTTTGGCAAGATTATAAAGACATTCGGCATCACTACTTTTCCAGGGTCTTAAAATGAGATTTGGAGTTTTTAAAATCATTGTTTTAAACTATGAATTTAATTATATAAAAATTTTAAATATAAACACAGATTATATAATTAAATATGAAAATCAAAGATGGAATTGTCGGTTTGGCTGTTGGCGATGCACTTGGAGTTCCTGTTGAGTTTTCCAAAAGATCAAGTCTTGAAGCAAATCCAGTTACTGGAATGAGAAGTGGAGGTACCTGGAAAAAAGCTGCAGGAACCTGGTCTGATGATACTTCAATGTGTCTTGCAACAATGGGAAGTATTGTTAATAAAAAAGCAATAGATTATGCAGATATTATGCAGGAGTTTTGTGAATGGTATTTTAATGATAAATATTCACAAAACGGCACTTTTGATACTGGAATTACAACAACTATTGCAATAGAAAGTTACAAACCTGGAATGAATCCTCTTGAGTGTGGAGGAACCGGAGAAAGGGAAAACGGTAACGGTTCTCTTATGAGAATCCTTCCTTTGGCTTTTATCAAAGATATTTCTTTTGAAACAATTGAAGATATCTCATCTCTGACCCATGCTCATAAAAGATCAAGAATTGCATGTGTTTTGTACATACAAATTGCAAAATCAATGCTTAAAAATCCTGATTTAAGTATTAGACAACACATACAAAATGCAAGTTTGGAAATTATTGATTATTATGGTGAGTCTTATCAAGATGAGCTTAAGCATTTCCAAAGGATTTTTGATGATGATTATTCAGATGGAATTTCAAGTAAAGGATATGTTATCACAACCCTGGAAGCAGCTATTTACTGTTTGGAAAATACCACAAACTACAGGGATGCAGTTTTAAAAGCAGTTAACTTAGGTGAAGATACTGACACAGTTGCAGCAGTTTGTGGCGGACTTGCTGGAATTTATTATGGTTATGAGGATATACCTGTAGATTGGATTAGTGAAATTGACCAAATTCAATCCATCATTGATTTATGTGAAAATTACGAGGTCGTATGTTATGAATATTTATGAAACTATTAAAAATATTAGGGCTTCCTGCGATAATTATATAGACCCAAACCTGTTGGCATTTATCATTGATGATAACAACTACATGGGGACCAATAATATTCTAGAAATAAAAGGATATGACATTGCAGAAGACGACAGTTACGAGAAAAGACTTTTAAAAATCCATAAAAGCGAAAATATATTCCTTCCTTTTGGAATGATTACTTTTATGCCAATATTAAATGAATGCGATATTTTTTCTTCAGAGGATTATAATTTACAACTTAGCGAAGCTGAATTTGACGAATACAGCAATAATGAAGAAAAATTATTCGGAATTTTAATAAAAAAGAATTCACAGGAATTTCTTATTGGAAAAACAGATGTTTGTAATTGCAGTGTAACTGCTTCATTTAAGGAATTTAAAAAAATAGACGGTGAATTTTATAAAAAAATTAAATAAATAATAGATAGTAAAATTATCTATTAATAAAATTCTTTTTAATTCTCTCCCACATTGCCTGTTCTTCACCACAGCCAGACATCATAATATTTTTATATTGAGACTCAACAACTAAATCAGATAACTTTTTAATTCTTTTATCCAATTCATCATATCCTATTGGATAAAATTCTGCTGATTCAAACTCTTTTTTAATAATATTATAATATTCTTCACCTTTTTCAACAGAGTGTCTTCCAGGAAGAACAATAACATGTTCGGGATTCATACTTTTAATTACATTGAAGTGGTCGTTAAAGATATCCTCTTCATCAACATCAGGAGTTGTGTAAATAAATTCCAAAGGACTGTCCAAGTAGCTTTTCATGAATAATGCATTGATTTTAAGTGCATCACCGTTATCTCCCTGTCCAATACCAACGTTTTTGTCACCAACTCTTATAACTTCAAATCTTCCAGGTGGAATAAAAGACATATCTAAATTATCAAATACATTATGAATTGTCTTTTCAATATTTTCAACTTTAGGAGTAAAAGATGAATAAGCAGTAATTGAAGCTAATGTATTGTAAATATTGTGGAATCCAAATGCAGGAACATTTAATTCCAAGTCAAGTTCAATATTTTTTGCTGCGTGATAGTTGTATACTTCACCTTTAATAACCAGTTTCCATGAATCTGGTTTAAATTCAGCATCTACAAGTTTTACATTAGGTTCAGGACGTTTAAAACCGCAACTGCAGGAATAAACTCCTCTATGATTTAAATAATATTGTGAATAATCTAAAATTTCACCACAGTTTGGGCAGACAACTTCTGCTTTATCAAAATCACTGATTTGAGAAATTTCGATTCCATAGAAATTGACATGAACATCATTTTGTTTTTCACTACCTATCCATGCAGTTCTTGGATCATCAGCATTTGAAACAATTACTCCATCTTTCATACCATAGGATAATAATTGTTTAGCACGTAAATACTCAGTGAAAGGATTTTTAACACCTGAAACCTGAGTATGTTCCTGAGAAATAGTTGTATATACAACACCAATAGGATTTAATAATCTTTGAACAGTATCCGGAATTCCGTATTTTATATTACGAATACCATATTCAAAAACACCTAAATCTCCTTTATGTTTTAATAGTGCTGTTGTAATTGAATTAATAGTGTTATTCTCAAAACTTTTTTTAATTGGAATATCATTTTCCATTAATTTAATTAAAAGAGTGGTGGTAGTAGTTTTTCCGTTTGTACCAGTTACTAAAACAGATCCTAAATCCATCTCACTAGCTAAATCAGATATCGCATCCTGACCCGCAATGCGAGTGAAAATATATCCAGGATAATTTCCTCCATTACTGATACCTGAACTAAATAATGAAATAAGTGTTTTAGCACTAAGTTTAGCAAAATTAAATTTAAACTTACCAGTCATGCAATTAACTTTATGTTTGATAGTATTTAATTATACCTAATATTTAGATAATTTAGTAAAAAATTGTTAAAAAAAATAAAATAAGAATCCAACTTAATTTGCAGTTGGATTAGTTATAACAGGTTTTGGAATTTTATCAGTGATTTTAGAAGTTGAATCTTTCATTTTTGCAAGTAA from the Methanobacteriaceae archaeon genome contains:
- a CDS encoding zinc ribbon domain-containing protein — encoded protein: MTRLCKNCQFENQDDYDFCAKCGTPLVEGLKSAQIRVYRTEDLQVNKTALIFSYIATILFSWGGFIIGLFSKNTIFATFTFFGCFLPFFLVQSKHPTLKKHGLIMLVISLIGVSLSFYVMMH
- a CDS encoding GNAT family N-acetyltransferase; its protein translation is MILKTPNLILRPWKSSDAECLYNLAKNPKIGPIAGWPPHESVEDSLNIINTVFAKKETYSVVLDDIPIGCVGLLFHPDCNHYWGDNTAELGYWIGEEYWGRGYAFEASKELIKRAFNDLDIKEIYATYRCENAQSARVLEKLGFEFYNNMTNVDYMQNHFDEIAVVLKK
- a CDS encoding ADP-ribosylglycohydrolase family protein, encoding MKIKDGIVGLAVGDALGVPVEFSKRSSLEANPVTGMRSGGTWKKAAGTWSDDTSMCLATMGSIVNKKAIDYADIMQEFCEWYFNDKYSQNGTFDTGITTTIAIESYKPGMNPLECGGTGERENGNGSLMRILPLAFIKDISFETIEDISSLTHAHKRSRIACVLYIQIAKSMLKNPDLSIRQHIQNASLEIIDYYGESYQDELKHFQRIFDDDYSDGISSKGYVITTLEAAIYCLENTTNYRDAVLKAVNLGEDTDTVAAVCGGLAGIYYGYEDIPVDWISEIDQIQSIIDLCENYEVVCYEYL
- a CDS encoding Mur ligase family protein; translation: MTGKFKFNFAKLSAKTLISLFSSGISNGGNYPGYIFTRIAGQDAISDLASEMDLGSVLVTGTNGKTTTTTLLIKLMENDIPIKKSFENNTINSITTALLKHKGDLGVFEYGIRNIKYGIPDTVQRLLNPIGVVYTTISQEHTQVSGVKNPFTEYLRAKQLLSYGMKDGVIVSNADDPRTAWIGSEKQNDVHVNFYGIEISQISDFDKAEVVCPNCGEILDYSQYYLNHRGVYSCSCGFKRPEPNVKLVDAEFKPDSWKLVIKGEVYNYHAAKNIELDLELNVPAFGFHNIYNTLASITAYSSFTPKVENIEKTIHNVFDNLDMSFIPPGRFEVIRVGDKNVGIGQGDNGDALKINALFMKSYLDSPLEFIYTTPDVDEEDIFNDHFNVIKSMNPEHVIVLPGRHSVEKGEEYYNIIKKEFESAEFYPIGYDELDKRIKKLSDLVVESQYKNIMMSGCGEEQAMWERIKKNFINR